A genomic stretch from Deinococcus cellulosilyticus NBRC 106333 = KACC 11606 includes:
- a CDS encoding phage major capsid protein, which produces MAKTTKAQLFIAQVLADTLSATFAGRKALYGTGAVVTNPGLSSETLGEKVQVPYFNSLGEFETLANDGDALTPAQITSAADESTVQHAGKAFEVTNWAQMAAVGDPYQEAANQMAEGAYRTFDKALITAASTTSLSLDITGRATKTWHWDAYVDAKLKWGDEQENIELIVCHSKVYGDMLKEKDADGRPLLVDPRDGKLPRYGGIPVMVSDRCTVNAGAPNTYESLVLKKGALALWYNDGIGVETDKDILVNSIVAAVHVYFVAHLYRRCAGGTKQGVVKVVTQ; this is translated from the coding sequence ATGGCTAAAACCACCAAAGCACAACTCTTCATCGCTCAAGTCCTGGCCGACACCCTGTCTGCCACTTTCGCAGGACGCAAAGCCCTGTATGGCACTGGAGCCGTGGTGACCAACCCAGGTCTGTCCAGTGAGACGCTGGGCGAGAAGGTGCAGGTCCCTTACTTCAATAGCCTGGGTGAGTTCGAGACCCTGGCAAACGATGGGGACGCCCTGACCCCCGCACAGATCACCAGTGCTGCTGATGAGAGCACCGTGCAGCATGCAGGTAAGGCATTCGAGGTGACCAACTGGGCTCAGATGGCTGCTGTGGGTGACCCTTACCAGGAAGCTGCCAATCAGATGGCTGAAGGGGCTTACCGCACTTTCGACAAAGCCCTGATCACCGCTGCTTCCACCACCAGTCTGAGCCTGGACATCACGGGTCGGGCCACCAAGACCTGGCACTGGGATGCCTACGTGGACGCCAAACTCAAGTGGGGCGATGAACAGGAAAACATTGAGCTGATCGTCTGCCACAGCAAAGTCTATGGTGACATGCTCAAAGAGAAGGATGCCGATGGCCGCCCCCTGCTGGTCGATCCCAGAGACGGGAAACTGCCCCGTTACGGTGGCATCCCCGTGATGGTCTCTGACCGTTGCACCGTGAACGCCGGAGCCCCTAACACCTATGAATCCCTGGTGCTCAAAAAAGGTGCTTTGGCCCTCTGGTACAACGATGGCATCGGAGTAGAGACCGACAAGGACATTCTGGTGAACAGCATCGTGGCCGCTGTGCACGTTTACTTCGTGGCCCACCTGTACCGCCGTTGTGCAGGCGGAACCAAGCAGGGTGTTGTGAAGGTCGTGACCCAGTAA
- a CDS encoding gp436 family protein, which translates to MYVNLADLTTYMQPDVLLSKIDDEGTGELDLTPSTQQAPNPQYDRVMQALEGASEEADSYLAVRYPLPLSSTPKSLKEKVLNIAVYKVWSRKGIAPDSADELIRTNYTDAIKWLEKISKGEVLLTSITLPEESPQGSTGMSVVTRERRGW; encoded by the coding sequence GTGTACGTGAATCTTGCTGACCTCACAACTTACATGCAACCTGACGTGCTGCTCAGCAAGATTGACGATGAGGGCACCGGGGAACTGGACCTCACCCCCAGCACCCAGCAGGCTCCGAACCCGCAGTATGACCGGGTGATGCAGGCTCTGGAAGGAGCCTCTGAAGAAGCTGACAGCTACCTGGCTGTGCGTTACCCCCTGCCCCTGTCCTCCACTCCAAAGTCCCTGAAAGAAAAGGTTCTGAACATCGCCGTGTACAAGGTCTGGTCCCGCAAAGGGATTGCACCTGACAGTGCCGATGAACTGATCCGCACCAACTACACGGACGCCATCAAGTGGCTGGAGAAGATCAGCAAAGGTGAAGTGCTTCTGACGAGCATCACCCTGCCCGAAGAGTCCCCACAGGGCTCCACAGGCATGAGCGTGGTCACCCGTGAACGGAGGGGATGGTAG
- a CDS encoding phage virion morphogenesis protein encodes MVVPIQGLDHLQRELRRLSTGQLEKPSKVIAEGMVTSTKKRFGDQVDPDGKPWKPLSPVTIKARLGGSKAYTKKGQLRKAAARRVAKMKILIVSAQLMNSIQWRVRGGEIAWGTNVKYARLHNFGSGPEHKSNVPARPFMGINQADQVLIEKTVTRFLEGTL; translated from the coding sequence ATGGTAGTGCCCATTCAGGGACTCGATCACCTTCAGCGGGAACTGAGACGCCTCAGCACCGGGCAACTGGAGAAACCCAGCAAGGTCATCGCTGAAGGCATGGTGACCAGCACAAAGAAGCGGTTTGGGGACCAGGTGGACCCGGACGGGAAACCCTGGAAGCCCCTTTCTCCTGTGACCATCAAAGCCCGACTGGGTGGGTCGAAAGCCTACACCAAAAAGGGACAGCTCCGCAAAGCTGCAGCCAGACGGGTTGCCAAGATGAAGATCCTGATTGTCAGTGCCCAGTTGATGAACTCCATCCAGTGGCGTGTGCGTGGTGGAGAAATCGCGTGGGGAACCAACGTGAAATACGCCCGACTGCACAACTTCGGAAGTGGCCCAGAGCACAAGTCCAACGTGCCTGCACGTCCGTTCATGGGCATCAATCAGGCAGACCAAGTGCTCATTGAGAAAACCGTCACCCGCTTCCTGGAGGGAACGCTGTGA
- a CDS encoding DUF2586 family protein has product MLPGVTVVKQDGGLGTLPATADGKRGIVGVCTSGTPNQIYILVDQGAVPGVLGRGPLADAVITQLRKAGGVVYAVPAAATVNGSITPAVGNPSSPEVTLGTTSTEALQVQVKVTKSGALGAGQFQYTLDGGDTWSRSYTLAASFAIPGRGLTITFAAGSYTVGATYKFTVTAPTASIGDLQAAAQVLVDSPYLMEFIHFAQPGDNSLWAVAAAVVEDAFNKHKYTHSLCEAPGPGSNVDTWVTTLAGYRSSFTSKDVSVVAPWAEVVDPSGLQIERNSANWYMGRLCSINIADNPAHVGKGSITGLSVVSPFTTGTYGKASSYNNGHALALDELGYVALMKHQGRNGLFFVEGRTMADPSSDYSTIMNVRVMNKVMTLQHQIWLDQVQGKVNPLNIEESLAYMLATSNAAFELMAAREELVKATIIIPPGQDILSTRQIIVEFRVVPFAYSKEIVLKVGYENPLLTGQSA; this is encoded by the coding sequence ATGCTTCCAGGCGTCACAGTGGTCAAGCAAGACGGTGGTCTGGGTACCCTTCCAGCCACCGCAGACGGCAAGCGGGGCATTGTTGGGGTCTGCACCAGCGGCACCCCCAACCAGATTTACATTCTGGTCGATCAGGGTGCTGTGCCCGGTGTGCTGGGTCGTGGCCCTCTGGCAGACGCGGTGATCACCCAGCTGAGAAAAGCAGGTGGTGTGGTTTACGCTGTGCCTGCAGCTGCCACCGTAAACGGCTCCATCACTCCAGCTGTGGGCAACCCTTCCAGTCCTGAAGTCACCCTGGGCACCACGTCCACCGAAGCCCTGCAGGTCCAGGTGAAGGTCACCAAATCCGGTGCTCTGGGTGCAGGACAGTTCCAGTACACCCTGGACGGTGGGGACACCTGGAGTCGCAGCTACACCCTGGCTGCCTCTTTCGCCATTCCCGGACGTGGCCTGACCATCACCTTTGCCGCAGGAAGCTACACCGTAGGAGCCACCTACAAGTTCACCGTGACTGCCCCAACTGCTTCCATTGGAGATCTCCAGGCTGCCGCTCAGGTGCTGGTGGATTCCCCTTATCTGATGGAGTTCATTCACTTCGCCCAGCCAGGGGACAACTCCCTCTGGGCTGTGGCTGCAGCTGTGGTGGAAGATGCCTTCAACAAGCACAAGTACACCCACTCCTTGTGTGAAGCCCCTGGCCCTGGCAGCAACGTAGACACCTGGGTCACCACCCTGGCCGGGTACCGCTCCAGCTTCACCAGCAAGGACGTGTCCGTGGTTGCACCCTGGGCGGAAGTCGTGGACCCCAGCGGCCTGCAGATCGAAAGAAACTCTGCCAACTGGTACATGGGAAGGCTCTGCAGCATCAACATTGCAGACAACCCTGCCCACGTCGGTAAGGGTTCCATCACTGGCCTCAGCGTGGTCAGCCCCTTCACCACAGGCACCTACGGCAAAGCCAGTTCCTACAACAACGGCCACGCCCTGGCCCTCGACGAACTCGGTTATGTCGCACTGATGAAGCACCAGGGCAGGAACGGACTGTTCTTCGTGGAAGGCCGCACGATGGCCGACCCGTCCAGCGACTACAGCACCATCATGAACGTCCGCGTCATGAACAAAGTCATGACCCTGCAGCACCAGATCTGGCTGGACCAGGTGCAGGGCAAAGTGAATCCCCTGAACATCGAAGAGTCCCTGGCCTACATGCTTGCCACCAGCAACGCTGCTTTCGAGCTGATGGCCGCACGGGAAGAACTGGTCAAAGCCACCATCATCATCCCTCCAGGACAGGACATCCTCTCCACCCGTCAAATCATCGTGGAATTCAGGGTGGTGCCGTTCGCCTACTCCAAAGAAATCGTGCTGAAGGTGGGCTACGAGAACCCGCTGCTGACCGGTCAGTCGGCCTGA
- a CDS encoding DUF6848 family protein gives MNKNRTITIQISDDTNDTVQRFRFREPTTPVVGAYFSGAGKNMPKASLQLCADTILPEDKDAWNAAVEEKPGYAAQAAGRILEDLGYGVEAKKVTME, from the coding sequence ATGAACAAAAACCGCACCATCACCATCCAGATCAGCGATGACACCAACGACACCGTACAACGCTTCCGCTTCCGTGAACCCACCACCCCGGTGGTCGGAGCCTACTTCTCTGGTGCAGGCAAGAACATGCCCAAAGCCAGCCTGCAGCTTTGTGCTGACACTATCCTGCCTGAAGACAAAGACGCCTGGAATGCCGCTGTGGAAGAGAAACCCGGCTACGCTGCTCAGGCTGCAGGCCGCATCCTGGAAGACCTCGGTTACGGGGTGGAAGCAAAAAAGGTGACGATGGAATAA